Within the Streptomyces sp. R41 genome, the region TCTCCGCCTCGTCGAGCCAGCGCGGCCGGGTCGCCGCCCCGCACGCGCCCAGCACCCGCGTCAGTTCACGGAAGGCGCCCGGCACATCGCGCACCTCGGTGACCAGTACGTCGATTCCCGACTGGCGCAAGGCGGTCAGATCGGGCTCGCGGTTCTCCTCCTCGTTGGCGACGACCAGGTCGGGGGCCAGCCGCACGATCCTGTCGACCTGAGGATTCTTGGTGCCCCCGATCCGTACGACATCGAGATCCGCGGGATGGCTGCACCAGTCCGTCGCGCCGACCAGGGCACCGGGTACGGAGACGGCCACCGCCTCCGTGAGCGACGGGACGAGCGACACCACGCGAGGCAGGGGACGCGTCATGGCCTTAGGCCCCAAGTCGTGATCAGCGGATAGGAGTTGACGGCGAAGTCGGGGTCGTCGAGGAGGCGCAGACATTGCTCCAGCTGCTCCTCCGTCAGGCCCTCCTCGGGCAGTCGGCCGCCCAGCCGGCGGATGTTGACCTGGTGCAGCCGGGCGCCCGGCGAGCCGACGCGCCACGATTCCGCGTACGTGGCGGACGCCACGTCGGTCAGACCCGCCCGACGCAGCGCCGCGTACGCGTGCGCGCCCCAGCGCATGTCGGCTCCGGCCGCCGTGATGATGCCCATCACCGCCTCATGCGTCTTCTCGAACAGTTCGGCCGCCCCGGGCGAGGGGGACGCGAGCACCGGGATCCAGCCGCAGTCGAACTCGTCCAGGACCAGCATGCCTCCTGGGCGCAGCGCCCGCACCAGCCGGTCCAGGGCCGCCCTGCGTTCGGGCACGTGCGGCAGCACGAGCCGGGCGTGGATCAGGTCGAAGCCGCCCTCCGGCAGCTCTTCCGCGCCGATGTCGTGCCGCACGACGCGCAGGTTGGCGCACCCGGGCAGGCCGTCCATCCAGCGCGGTTCGATGTCGGTGACGAGGACGGAACCCGTCGGACCGACCCGGTCGGCGAGCCAGACGGCGGCGGAGCCGCCGCCTCCGCCCAGCTCCAGGCAGCGCGTCCCGGGGCCGACGCCCAGGTCGGCGAGGCGGGCGGAGGAAACCGGGTCGTAGCAGCTCTCCAGGGCGTCGAAGCGCCCGCCGGCGTGCTCGGAGATGTCGTCGAAGGCGTAACCGGAGGTGCCGGACATGGCGTCAGTATCGCAGTGCGGCCCGGCACGGATCCGCCACGGAAGGGTCAGCGCCACCCAAAGGTGTACCGGCCCCCGTGGAGCGCTCGGCACCGCCCGAAGGCGTACCGGCTCTCAAGGCGTACCGGCCCTCCGGGGAGCGGTCAGCGCTTGCCGAAGCCGTGCCGGTCCTCCACCGCGTCGATGTGGTCGGCGACCTCGACGACGATCACCCGGGTGTCCGGCACGGTCGCCCGCCACCGATGGCGCACACCGCCCGTCAGATACAGCGTGTCGCCACGTCCGAGGCGATGAGCGCGGCCCTCCGCCTCGACCTCGACGGCGCCGTCGGCGACGTACATCAACTTGTCGTTGCGGTGCTGGAGTTCGCGCCCCTCGTCGTGGTCGCCGGTGAACTCTGTGGCGTGCAACTGGTGGTGACCGCGCACCAGGGGGCGCACCCGGGCCTCGGGGGTGAAATCCGCGCCGTCCGCGCGCACCACGTCGACGCTGCACGCCGGGTCGGCGGCGGCGAGCAGCTCGACCGCGGTGGTGCCGAGTGCGTCGGCGACTCTCTCCAGGGAGCTCTTGCTGGGCCGGGCCCGCTCGTTCTCGACCTGGCTGAGAAAGGGGACCGACAGGCCGCTGCGCTCGGCCACGACGGCGAGGGTGAGCTCCAGTGCCCGGCGCCGCCGCCGGACGGCCGCGCCCACTCGAAGGGGCTGTTCTTTGTGGTCGCCCATCGCTCCGGCTCCCTCCCTTGCGTCGTCGGTCCGCTGAATCTTCGGTTTCTTCGGTCCAATACTTCTGATGAGTTGTTTGCACCCTACGCATGTTCGGCAAACCGTTTCATGCACCCGTCACATCGCTGACACATCGAAGGAGTGCGAGGGTCACAGTTCTCGCCAATACACGAGCTGTCCCGACTCCCCCGGCGCCGCTCCCTCGCGCGGCACGAAAAGGCTGACCAGCAGGGCCGGATGTCCGTCCGGATCGATCAGCAGCGTCGCCGAGGGGTTGGCGGAGGCCCAGCTGCCGCCGTGGGTGCAAGGGGTCAGCCGGTCGGCCCGCCCGGTCACGGGATCGTAGGCGTACGCCCGCCGGCTCCCGAAGTCGTCACGCCACCGCTGGCCCTCGATCAACACCAGGCTCCTTCCCCCAAGTTCCGGGAGCGAGCTGTCGCCTATGTTGCCGCCGGTCCCCCAGGACTCCAGGGCACGGTCGAGGCGCCGGCCGGGCTCGGCGAGCCCGGTCGTGAAGTCCCTGAATGCGCTGCGGAGTTGGCGGTCCATGTCGCACTCGGCCCGGTAGTGGCCGGTGAGTTCGACCGTGCCGTCGTGCGCGGAGGTGATGTCCGGCGTGCCCTCGGCGCACCGCGAGAGGGTGCGCGGCGCGTCGTACGCGTGGGCGGTGTCCCCGGACAGGAAGGCGCCCAGATCGCGTAGACGCGTATCACGACGTGGTTGTCCGGATCCTTCTCGTACGCCAGTACGTAGCCACCGGTGTCGTCGACCGCGAGTGCGGGCCGGCTGGTGCCCGCGCCGAAGTCGTGACGGCGGGTCCACCAGAGTGACGGTTCAGGGCCTCCCCTTCGCCTCTGGTGCATCCGGATCTTCACCGACAAGAAGTCCGGCAAGAACGCCGACCGCGAGGAACTGTGGAAGGCCCTCGATTTCCTGCGCGAGGGCGACACGCTCGTCGTTCCGTCGCTGGACCGGCTCGCCCGTTCCATCCAGGACCTCATCGCCATCGTGTCCGGTTTGCGCAAGCGTGGCATCGGGTTCACCTCGCTGCACGAGGCGCTCGACACGACCACGCCCGGCGGGCGCCTGGTCTTCCACGTGTTCACGGCCTCGCGGAGTTCATCCGCGAGCTCATCGTGCAGGGCACCAACGAAGGCCTGAATGCCGCCCGCGCTCGCGGCGCCCGACTCGGCCGCCCGCCGGCCATGACCGACGAACAGGTACGCCACGCCCCCGGCACCCCGAGTCGGTCGCCTGCCCGGCGATCCGCAAGGTACGGGCCGAGGGCCTCACGGCGTGGGCCCAGCTGACGGAGGCGCTGGTGGCCGAGCGCCGCCCCGACCGGCCGGTACCGCCGATGGCCGGTACCGCCGGGATCGGGGCGGTTGTGGCGAACCTCGGCGACACCGCCGGGCGGTGTGCCGGCCAACCATGATCGTTCTCGCCGACAACCGCTGTACCGATGTTCTCCAAGGCCGGATTCCGCCCGCCTGACGCGGACCGCACGCACGACATCCGTCGCCGCCCGGGATGCGAAAGCGGAGGACCAGTGCGCCCAAGACCGCTCGGGACGCGCCGGCGGGTCTTGCTCACCGCCTGGGAACGCCCTCTCACGCGTGCGTGGGCGGTCGGTTTCGAGACGGACCGCCCACGCACGCGTGGTCCTACTGCGGAGTCATGCGCTCCACCATGTCCGGGTGCTCCTCCAGCCACGCGGCGACGGCGTCCTCCTCGTGCCCCTGGCCGCGCTGCTTGATCTCGCTCTCCAGGCTGCCGAGTTCGGACTCGCTCATCCTGAAGTTCTTGATCCACTTGGTGAGCTGCGGGTACTGGCCCGGGAACTTCGCGCTGGAGATGGTGCGGATCGTGTTGCCCTCGCCGAACAGCTTCTTGTCGTCCGCGAGCTTGGTGAGCTTGTACTCGCTGTAGGCCCAGTGCGGGGACCACAGGACGACGGCGACCGGCTGCTTCTTGGCGTAGGCGCGCTTCAGCTCGGCCAGCATCGCGGGCGTGGAGCCGTCGACGACCTTGTACTCCTTGTCCAGGCCGTAGCCCGGAAGCACCTTCGTCTTGAGGAGGTTCATCTCACCGGTGCCCGGCTCGATGCCGATGATCTTCCCGCCGAAGGTGCCGGCCTTGCCCTTGAGGTCGGCGAGGGACTTGACGTCCTTCACGTACGAGGGCACGGCGATCTCCAGAGAGGTCGGCTGGTACCAAGTACCGAGATCTCTCAGGTCGTTCTTGTGCTGGTCCCAGTAGTTCGCCTGGGCGTACGGCAGCCAGGCGTCGAAGTTGAGGTCGAGGTCACCGGAGGCCAGGCCCGTGTAGACGGGGCCGACGTCCATTTGCTTGAGGTTCAGCGTGTAGCCGCGGCGGGCCAGGACGTTCTTCCACAGGTAGGTGACGGCGACGTCCTCGTCCCAGGGGAACCACGCGACGTCCAGCGCGCGCTTCGCCTCGGCCGGGGCGGCGGCCGCCGAGCTCTTGACCGGGGCCAGCTTGTCGACGAGTCCCGGGTTCTTCTTCAGCCAGGCGCGCACGGCGTCCTGCTGCTTGCCCTTGCCCGCCTTGTTGATCTCGGCTTCCAGGCTGGTGAGCTGATTCTCGGTCATCTTGAAGTTCTTGAGCCACTTGCCGACGACCGGGTTGTCCTGGGCGAAGCTCTTGCGGGAGAGCGTGTGCACTCCGTCGCCCTTGCCCCAGGCGCCCTTCGGGTCCTTGAGCTTCTTCAGCTTGTAGTCGCTGTACGCCCAGTGCGGCGACCAGAGCGTGACGACGATCGGCTCCTGCTTGGCGTACGCGCGCTTCAGCTCGGCCAGCATGGCGGGCGTGGAGCTGTCGACGACCTTGTACTCCTTGTCCAGGCCGTACCCCCCCAGGACCTTGCTCTTGAGCAGGCCCATCATTCCGGCGCTGGACTCAATGCCGGTGATCTTGCCGCCGAAGGTGCCGGCCTTGCCCTTGAGGTCGTCCAGGGAGTTGACGTCCTTCATGTACGAGGGGACGGTCAGCTCAAGGGACGTCGGGCCGTACCAGGAGCCCAGGTCGTCGAGCTGCTTGCCGTACTTCTTCCAGTACTGCTCGTGCGTGGTCGGCAGCCAGGAGTCCGTCTCGAAGTCGATGTCGCCCTGGGCGAGCGAGGTGTACAGCGGACCCGCGTCGAAC harbors:
- a CDS encoding recombinase family protein: MWKALDFLREGDTLVVPSLDRLARSIQDLIAIVSGLRKRGIGFTSLHEALDTTTPGGRLVFHVFTASRSSSASSSCRAPTKA
- a CDS encoding helix-turn-helix domain-containing protein, yielding MGDHKEQPLRVGAAVRRRRRALELTLAVVAERSGLSVPFLSQVENERARPSKSSLERVADALGTTAVELLAAADPACSVDVVRADGADFTPEARVRPLVRGHHQLHATEFTGDHDEGRELQHRNDKLMYVADGAVEVEAEGRAHRLGRGDTLYLTGGVRHRWRATVPDTRVIVVEVADHIDAVEDRHGFGKR
- a CDS encoding class I SAM-dependent methyltransferase; the protein is MSGTSGYAFDDISEHAGGRFDALESCYDPVSSARLADLGVGPGTRCLELGGGGGSAAVWLADRVGPTGSVLVTDIEPRWMDGLPGCANLRVVRHDIGAEELPEGGFDLIHARLVLPHVPERRAALDRLVRALRPGGMLVLDEFDCGWIPVLASPSPGAAELFEKTHEAVMGIITAAGADMRWGAHAYAALRRAGLTDVASATYAESWRVGSPGARLHQVNIRRLGGRLPEEGLTEEQLEQCLRLLDDPDFAVNSYPLITTWGLRP
- a CDS encoding ABC transporter permease/substrate binding protein, producing MPRIPFGDWVNDTVDWLLHHMSWLFDFFKTVFQGTYDGINAVLQAPQPLLLAGIFTVIAFWLRGTSAAALAFVGFAFIDSLELWEDAMMTLSLVLVATIIALVVSVPVGIWAARSDRVSGIVRPVLDFMQTLPAMIYLIPAILFFGTGAPAGIVATLIFALAPGVRMTELGIRQVDKELVEAADAFGTTPRNTLLRIQLPLALPTVMAGVNQVIMLSLSMAAIAGMVGTDGLGGDVNEAIGQLNVGLGSEAGVAIVILAIYLDRMTSALGTQVSPLGRRAAAKLRAAQGLKIWSYRPRPAVAMVGVVVLALVAGGMGIFGGTSSTSTAADGENVGQGKKVTIGYIPWDEGVASTFLWKEVLEQRGFQVDTKQFDAGPLYTSLAQGDIDFETDSWLPTTHEQYWKKYGKQLDDLGSWYGPTSLELTVPSYMKDVNSLDDLKGKAGTFGGKITGIESSAGMMGLLKSKVLGGYGLDKEYKVVDSSTPAMLAELKRAYAKQEPIVVTLWSPHWAYSDYKLKKLKDPKGAWGKGDGVHTLSRKSFAQDNPVVGKWLKNFKMTENQLTSLEAEINKAGKGKQQDAVRAWLKKNPGLVDKLAPVKSSAAAAPAEAKRALDVAWFPWDEDVAVTYLWKNVLARRGYTLNLKQMDVGPVYTGLASGDLDLNFDAWLPYAQANYWDQHKNDLRDLGTWYQPTSLEIAVPSYVKDVKSLADLKGKAGTFGGKIIGIEPGTGEMNLLKTKVLPGYGLDKEYKVVDGSTPAMLAELKRAYAKKQPVAVVLWSPHWAYSEYKLTKLADDKKLFGEGNTIRTISSAKFPGQYPQLTKWIKNFRMSESELGSLESEIKQRGQGHEEDAVAAWLEEHPDMVERMTPQ